One segment of bacterium DNA contains the following:
- a CDS encoding nucleotidyltransferase family protein, which yields MMTAALVLAGGESERFGSSKQLAEWRGKPLLAHVVARVKGWPEVGAVYVVLGARAEQIMEAVDLGDAAVIENLEWREGMGSSLRVGLDFLVGERSVDQALVVLGDQPNVPGDVVPRLLEARKRSRRPVVIPRYRLTRGHPVLIHRSLWPTLITGLSGDRGARNLFLAHPDWVEEVLVDAMPPGDVDTPEDLRRLDRS from the coding sequence ATGATGACTGCGGCGCTCGTCCTGGCCGGAGGTGAGTCGGAGCGCTTCGGCAGTTCCAAACAGCTCGCCGAGTGGAGAGGGAAGCCGCTTCTGGCGCACGTGGTGGCCCGGGTGAAGGGTTGGCCGGAGGTGGGCGCGGTCTACGTGGTGCTGGGTGCCCGTGCCGAACAGATCATGGAAGCAGTCGATCTCGGCGATGCCGCGGTCATTGAGAACCTGGAGTGGCGGGAAGGGATGGGTTCCTCGCTACGGGTCGGGCTGGACTTCCTGGTGGGCGAGCGCTCGGTCGATCAGGCCCTGGTGGTGCTCGGGGACCAACCGAACGTGCCCGGCGACGTCGTGCCCCGGCTTCTCGAGGCGCGGAAGCGGTCACGGCGACCGGTGGTCATCCCCCGGTACCGCTTGACCCGCGGACACCCGGTGCTGATCCATCGATCCCTGTGGCCGACCCTGATTACCGGGCTGAGCGGTGACCGGGGGGCTCGAAATCTCTTCCTGGCCCATCCGGATTGGGTGGAGGAGGTGCTCGTGGACGCCATGCCGCCCGGAGACGTCGACACGCCCGAGGATCTCCGCCGCCTGGACAGATCCTGA
- the aroF gene encoding 3-deoxy-7-phosphoheptulonate synthase, whose amino-acid sequence MIIVMKSGATQEHIDKVVRRLAAIGSEAHISVGQVRTVIGAIGDREVIQQQPWLAMPGVERAVPVLKPYKFVSREFQPEDTVIKVRNAQVGGGVFAPIAGPCAVETRDQLFRTAEAVLEAGATILRGDAFKPRTSPFSFQGLAEDGLQLMAEAREEFGLPFVAEVLDPRDVDLVAGYADMLRIGTRNMANYGLLSEVGRVHKPVQLKRGFTATIDEWLNAAEYIYKEGNHEVVLVERGIRTFETATRNTLDISAAPVIKHMSHLPVIIDPSHSSGRRHLVAPLARAAIAVGADGFIVDVHPAPETAQVDGDQALLPAEFAELMDQMRNLAAALDVTI is encoded by the coding sequence ATGATCATCGTCATGAAGTCGGGGGCTACACAAGAGCACATCGACAAGGTGGTGCGGCGCCTGGCCGCGATCGGCTCCGAAGCCCACATCTCGGTGGGACAGGTCCGCACTGTTATCGGTGCTATCGGGGACCGGGAGGTGATCCAGCAACAGCCGTGGCTGGCCATGCCCGGAGTGGAGCGGGCGGTACCGGTGCTGAAGCCGTACAAGTTCGTGTCCCGTGAGTTCCAGCCTGAGGACACGGTCATAAAGGTGAGAAATGCCCAGGTCGGAGGCGGCGTCTTCGCCCCGATCGCCGGTCCGTGCGCGGTCGAGACCCGGGACCAGCTGTTTCGCACGGCCGAGGCGGTGCTCGAAGCGGGCGCCACCATCCTGCGAGGGGATGCCTTCAAGCCCAGGACGAGCCCTTTCTCCTTCCAGGGCTTGGCCGAGGACGGCCTCCAGCTCATGGCCGAGGCGCGCGAGGAGTTCGGCCTTCCGTTCGTCGCCGAGGTCCTCGATCCGCGGGATGTGGACCTGGTCGCCGGCTACGCGGACATGTTGCGGATCGGCACCAGGAACATGGCGAACTACGGGCTGCTCTCAGAGGTGGGCCGGGTTCACAAGCCGGTGCAGCTCAAACGAGGCTTCACAGCCACCATCGATGAGTGGCTCAATGCCGCCGAGTACATATACAAGGAAGGGAATCACGAGGTCGTCCTGGTGGAACGGGGGATCCGGACCTTCGAGACGGCCACCCGGAACACGCTCGACATATCGGCGGCGCCGGTGATCAAGCACATGTCCCACCTACCGGTGATCATCGATCCCTCCCATTCGTCAGGCCGTCGCCATCTGGTCGCCCCCCTGGCTCGAGCCGCCATCGCGGTGGGCGCCGATGGCTTCATCGTGGACGTGCATCCCGCCCCCGAGACCGCCCAGGTCGACGGCGACCAAGCCTTGCTACCGGCCGAATTCGCCGAGTTGATGGACCAGATGCGAAACCTGGCCGCAGCTCTCGACGTCACCATATAG
- a CDS encoding type II toxin-antitoxin system HicB family antitoxin yields MTSYIAVIERTGNGYGAYVPDLPGCIAAGDTLEETESLIREAVGYHIEMLRANGDLVPEPQATAHLVST; encoded by the coding sequence ATGACGAGCTACATCGCGGTCATCGAACGAACCGGCAACGGCTACGGCGCATACGTTCCGGACCTGCCGGGATGCATCGCCGCCGGCGACACCTTGGAGGAAACGGAATCCCTGATCCGTGAAGCCGTCGGCTATCACATCGAGATGCTCCGGGCGAATGGAGACCTCGTCCCGGAACCCCAAGCCACGGCCCATCTCGTCTCCACCTGA
- a CDS encoding prephenate dehydrogenase/arogenate dehydrogenase family protein has translation MRRAAIFGTGLIGASLGMALRRVGWTVAGWDPDPTALEVATERGAVDDACGSREDALPGSDLVVLAGPLTATLETLPGLRTDALVTDVAGVKRPVVDARPAGMRMVAGHPMAGLEQAGPAAASPSLFKGAAWVICPDKADAADVETLESIVESVGAIPYRLPAAEHDRVVADISHLPQVLAISLINLITRRDPAAARLVAGSFRDLTRVAASEPRWWPEVLAANEANVSDSIERLMRLLEEVRQEVAHGDSGPLTARIEEARSRRQAMAPPVVRVGVVLQDRPGEIAKVGRALEHSGVDVRDLQLRHALHGGGGILTLSVRPAEADVLRAALLEADFSLE, from the coding sequence ATGCGTCGAGCCGCAATCTTCGGCACGGGGTTGATCGGGGCGTCCCTCGGCATGGCCCTCCGGCGGGTCGGCTGGACGGTTGCCGGGTGGGACCCCGACCCGACGGCGCTGGAAGTGGCGACGGAGCGGGGCGCGGTGGATGACGCGTGCGGTAGCCGTGAGGACGCGCTTCCGGGCTCGGACCTGGTGGTCCTGGCCGGACCTCTCACCGCCACCCTCGAGACCCTGCCGGGCTTGCGTACCGACGCCCTGGTGACGGATGTGGCCGGGGTGAAGCGACCCGTGGTCGACGCACGGCCGGCAGGCATGCGAATGGTGGCCGGGCATCCGATGGCGGGTCTCGAGCAGGCCGGTCCGGCAGCCGCCTCGCCCTCTCTCTTCAAGGGCGCCGCCTGGGTCATCTGTCCCGACAAGGCTGATGCGGCCGATGTCGAGACGCTCGAATCGATAGTCGAATCGGTGGGCGCAATACCGTACCGGCTTCCGGCTGCCGAGCACGATCGGGTGGTGGCCGACATCTCGCACCTCCCCCAGGTACTCGCCATCTCGTTGATCAACCTGATCACGCGCCGGGATCCGGCCGCCGCGCGCCTGGTGGCAGGCTCCTTCCGCGACCTGACCCGGGTGGCTGCCTCCGAGCCGCGCTGGTGGCCGGAGGTCCTGGCCGCCAACGAGGCCAACGTCAGCGACTCCATCGAGCGGCTGATGAGACTGCTCGAAGAGGTTCGTCAGGAGGTGGCGCATGGTGATTCCGGCCCGCTGACCGCTCGGATCGAAGAGGCCAGGAGCAGGCGGCAGGCCATGGCGCCCCCGGTGGTGAGGGTAGGTGTGGTGCTCCAGGACCGCCCGGGCGAGATCGCCAAGGTAGGACGGGCACTCGAGCACAGCGGTGTGGATGTCCGCGACCTCCAGCTGCGCCACGCCCTCCACGGGGGAGGCGGCATTCTCACGCTGTCAGTACGACCGGCGGAGGCGGACGTGCTACGCGCCGCGTTGCTGGAGGCGGACTTCTCGCTGGAGTAG
- a CDS encoding type II toxin-antitoxin system HicA family toxin — MPPIVRDAIRVVKRDGWYLVRTRGSHRQYNHPDKPGTVTIAGHMGKDLSPDMRASIVKQAGLEKGSL; from the coding sequence ATGCCGCCGATAGTTAGAGACGCGATCCGAGTGGTCAAGCGCGATGGTTGGTACCTCGTGCGGACCCGCGGAAGTCACCGCCAGTACAACCACCCGGACAAGCCAGGCACCGTTACGATTGCCGGGCACATGGGCAAAGACCTCTCGCCGGACATGAGAGCCAGCATCGTCAAGCAAGCCGGCCTCGAGAAAGGGTCCCTATGA